A region of the Phyllopteryx taeniolatus isolate TA_2022b chromosome 9, UOR_Ptae_1.2, whole genome shotgun sequence genome:
GAGCTTTGGGAACGGAGTGCTCTGGTAGGTCGATAAGGCACCACGGGCTGTTTAAGATTATTGAGCGCGAGTGCTAGTGTTAGGGAGAAGCCGACCGACCGACAGGAAACCGAACCTGAGTGGAACATGACAGGTCTTCGGTTTTAGGTGGGCTTTGTTGTCGCTTTTGCTCTTCGTTATTGTTGCTGTTGGTCGGAGTGTTTGTTGGTTCCGTTTCTGAGTCACTGAGGGCTTTTCCTGCAGATCAGGTAGTGTTTGAGGTACTTCCTGAAGCACTTGTCCCTCACGCCGTATATGACGGGGCTGATGGCGCGGGGCAGGATCTGCACGATGATGTAGCAACCGAACAGCGAGTCGGAGTAGTTCTCGGGGAACCAGCGGAGTAGCGCGATCTTGACCGGAGCCTCGGCGTACATGGTCATGCACATCAGAACCTGAACGCCGTGCAGGACGATGGTCCTCAGGGCCTTCTTGGAGTCATTGCTGGCCAATTGGGCTGTGAACAGGATCTTGAAGTACAGGAAGAAGATGACCGACCAGACCAGGACCAGGTACACGATGTAGGTGATGTCCCGCTTCTGGGCCAGCATCGGATTGGGAAAGGCGGTCTCTCGGACGCAGAAAACTTCGGTCGAGAAGAACTCCAGAGGCTCGGTGGCCAACGTAACGAAGAGGTCCGGGAAGGTGGAGATGAGGCTGACGGTCCAGATCAAGGCGATGAGGACCAGAGTCCTCCTGACCGTACAGATGCGGGCGTGGCCAAGCGGCAGACAAACGGCCACGTAGCACTCGGCCGCCATGCAGGCCAGGTTGAGGGGCGTGTTCTCCGAGGTGATGACGGCCATCAGGATGAAGGCGCCGCACACGGACACGCTGATCCTGTAGAGGGCGTAACTGACGACAAACAGGATGACGCTCACGCTCATCTGGATCATGTCGTTCAGGACCAGGTGGAAGAACAGGATGTAGCGAGGGTTGCAGTAGAAGATCTGGAACGCAGGAAGTTGAAACTAGTTTACATACAAATGGATTgcacctcaaaagtcaaacagctCATAGATCATGTTGTTGTCGTTGTCGTCTCCCACCTGGTGCTTACAGAAGGTGTACATGAGGCTGACGTTGATGTAGTTGATGGAGAGTCCGATGGCGAGCACCGCCACGTTCTTGACCACCGCCTTGCCGAGCGAGTCTCGGTATTCCACGCCCCCGCTGACGTTGGCCAACGCGGCTCGGCTCATGCCGCCGGCTCGCGACAATTCCCTCGCTTCGGTTCCGTCCCAAACCTGAATGTGAACACGCTCCCGCTTTTGAAGAGGCAACCAAATGATCTACGCCAGCGATCGGCGGCTTTTCCAAATGCAGGCACTTCAGAAATATATTGCAATTTCGTGACATGTGTCTGTACGTTCTCATTCCGACATCCAGTTGGGATTTGATCCCAGATGGATTTTTGTCCGATCAAAACGCTAACGCAATCGTTCCCaaactgaaaatgtgtattttgaaaTATGGCGTTGCTCTGAGGcccgccagaacttttgaatcgCAACTCCAATCGACGCCGGAGTCTGGGATCAATCATTCACAAATATTGCAATTTTGTCTCTGTGAATGAGGGTTAAAAGCTCcatagattgtttttttttttttatgaatattgaTCATAAGTAAACATTCAAATCAATTACAAAGAGCAGCCTCGAAGACGGATTAGAATGCATTTCAATCAAATCTAATTAACAAGAAGCAAAAGCAGAAGATGATGAAGTTGCGTGATAGCGTGTGCTAAGTCATAAATATAGACGCATTTTGATGAAAATCATATTTGTGCAATGAGCGCAAAGTGGGAAGTGTCGTATTATTGCACGTAGggatgtcaaaaaaaaacaatccatccaCGTCGCTCTTTCTTCACATAAAATGCGTTTCAACATTTGAGCCAACAGCAGGAATAATCATTCCAAAGGAAAACGAAAGCGCAAAGAGTCTATTTTGACTCATTGACGCGCGAAGCAATTTGTACTCGCCTTGTTGGAGCCTGCGCTTTGCAGTCAGCCTGGCGTCGCAAATGAGAAACTGTGCTCGATGACGACTGCGACATCATTCAATCGTTCAgcggagaagaggaggaaacgGAACCCGAATGTGACACGACCAATTGCAATCACTCCAAACCATCCCTCGATGTTGATGTTTCCAATTGGGCTCCGTTAACGACATTTCGGGATTCGGTGGAGGGTGGCCCTCAACAATTCCGTCCAAATAAACGGCGGGCCGCTGCGTCTCAAGCGTGGCCGCGCCCTTTGCAGACTTTGCCGCTAACCCTGACCTCTAACCTTAGCCCTAaccctgattttgttttttcaagaaGAAATCAGAGGATGTAACCGTGTGTGAAAATACGATCCCCCGAAAGACGAATGAAAAGGAAACAAGGGCCCGTttcctcttttgtgtgtgtgtgtgtgagatgagtGCAGGAAAAGTCAAAGCTCACCTGAGTCAGCCGGGCCGACGCACCTGGGATCCGATCGCCTCGGATCACAGCGCGCCTCGTCTTTTATACCGtgcccacgcacgcacgcacgcacgcgtgggtgtgtttgtttgtttgtttgtttgtttttgtgtgtatgcgCACACTCTCGCATGTCATCCGCATTTTCTgtcatgtcacacacacacacacacacaccgcaacACGACTACTGCCGATACTTAATAACACAACTACTGAAAAGTAGAAGTAGTAGTCGAATTGAatagaaacaaatacaatggCTTTGTACAATGAGATTGAAATCAGTGCAATAGCAAACAAAATAACGAATAAATAATACTGCAAGACGATAAAGAATTCTGGTCTAAGTAGTATTACCCAACAGTCGATGCACATTGCACATTGAATATTGCACGGGGGTCAGGGGTCAAGACCGCGAGCCGAGCGAGCTTTTGCGGAAAAGCGGTTCTCGACTCTGCCGTACGAAGAATTCCTGAAGCATGTGACGTGTTCTTGTGAGATCATCACATTCGACATGCTGACTGCTTGACTCTCACAACCTTATTACGACGTTTATTACAATGTCGGCTATTATCATATTTATTGCAGTGAATGTGAACGTTTGCAATCGTGTGTACTGGTCTTGATAAATGTGTTAGTGGcgaggtatatatatatatatataaaaaaaatgcttgtccGTGCCTTTGTTCCAGCTCGGCTGGATTATTGCAATGCCCTttattttggagtcagccagcccTCCCTCAGATGTCTCAAGCTGGctccaaaatgctgctgctcgccCCCCAACTGGAGCAAGgaggagggagcacgtcagcCCGAGTCTGGCCTCCTGTGCATTTTAAGATTCTTTTATTTGCACACAGCAAAATGTCCTGCCTTTCGTCTTGATCTGACTTTCTGTCTTCAACCAGCACGCGTGACAAGCCACTCCAATCCTCTTATCGATAGGCTCTCAGTTGCGGTTGGTGTTCGGGTTCCAGACGGTGAGGTTGAGGGTCAACGTTTGGGTCTTTCAGGCGCTACATTGATTCCGGAGGGTTGACTtctgaattttcatttttttgtccgGGCCTTCTGGCTTTTGTTTCTGTGGAAGTTCAGCTGAGGGTTGAAGCATTTTACTTTGAATTTGCAACACATTTTGCAGTCCAATCTTTTGTAGTCTTCCAAAACATAACATGAACATAATACAAAGTTCATCAACAAAATCAAACTCATCTACAGAACCGAGTTCTTAAACATCATGTAAGGTTCATTAACAACATCAAATGAACAAACATTCATGAGCATCGAGTAAACGCGTTCAATTCATTCATGTCAAAAGTTCATAATATAAACATAACATGAAGTTCATccccataaaacaaaaatggcatcaaGTGTAGAAACATAACACAAAGTTCATCGACATAATATGCAAAAAGCTGAGCACAAAGTTCATCATCATGTAATGATGCACAATAAGCACAAAGTGAAGATCATTTAAACCTACAAAAAGCTCATAAACATTcaatgttcaaaaacacaagacAATGTTAATAGGCAACTTTCAAATGGTAAACAGCTCGTCAAGATCAAGTTCACGATCAGAATTTGGAGTCGATGCGGAACTTTTCAAAAAATCCCAAATATAAATTCATTGTATCAACATAACATAAAGATCAAAGTCATTTCAAAGATTGTTGTTGAATTATTGTTTGTGCGTCCCGCTAACGAGCCGCTCGACCTTCTTTCGCCCTCTGCGGATTCGTCAAGTCGTGCGCGCGACGTTCCTTCGAGATTTCCCGCTGGCGGTCGACAATCCTCGGCGGGTAACGCCCCCAAAGGTCACGCGAAGATCTcacgacgatgacgacgatgatgatgacaaacacTTTTGCTTTCCTCTCCGCGCGGGCCGCCAATCAAACAAAGATCCAGGAGCGCTCATCCATCCTCACATTGTCTTTTCGAAACATGAACTCATAATTCAAATTTCACATAGTTTTCACATAGGCGCCACCTTTGAAATATTCGTCGTTGCCGCAGGGGCGGCGAGCGCCGGTGGCCAAAATGGATGAGAGTTTAAcggatggagaaaaaaagaagaagaatcaaatGCGGGTTGTGTTCAAGGTCAAAGCGGAGTTGACATCAAGATGGAGAAATTAGAAGCAGGAAGgatggcagagagagagaggaaaaacaaaacgagGATTGCGACGGATGTTGAGAAGCTCCCTGTGAGCTTTCGGGAAAAGGTCAAGAGGTCAGCATGTACCTTCCAACTCGGCGAGCGCTCCTATTGGCTCACGCCGCGAGCTTGAGACAAAACCGGCCCGTTTGTCGACAATTTGTGGCTCTCCAAAGTGGGCCGAAGTCATGTGATACCACGGATaatccttttctttttcatctccAGCTTTTCTTGATATGCAAAGAAACTATTTGGAGCAAGTCAGTTGAGGGATAACGACTTTTGAAAGCACAAGTCAACCGTAACTGTTGAACTGTTGgccaagttaaataaaaaataataataataataataagagaaTGAGCTGCTTCAGAATGCTAATTATTGATCACATGATCTGGACATGAGCCGTACGCTTCAGACAAATAGCAAGTCAGATTGCAAGCGGAGTCGTCCGAATAAGGAGTTCCTGCTTGCTTGCTCGATTGGCAGTCGGCGGCGTGCAGAAGAAACTTCGGATTCCGAAGTTGCGATGATGTTGGGTCTCAGGGGAGAGCCCCgagactcctcctcctcctcatcaccaTCGCCCGTTGGCCACGAGATGACGACGTAACGAGCCCTCTGGCGCCCGCCGACCTTTCGGAGCCGTTCCCCACGGAGAATCGAACCCTCAGAGGAACGTCGACGTCTCCTCGAGGACAGAAACGAAGGTCGGGAAGCTCGTTAGTGGAACGAGCGCCGGGGACGCACACGCAATTTTATCATCATAACTACAGGAGAACAATCATCATTTATGTTACTTTTAAGATTATGTCGATGCACTTGCtgtcatttttgtgaattttacgCTATGTTGATGAACTCATCATGTTATTGTGTGCTACTTTCCTACTTAATGTGCTGTTGCCAACatgtttgatgtttttacagttatgtaaatgagctttgtgCTAAATTAGGGCACTTTTACACTTTCATCGTGTCACTTTGTTGAATGTACTTTATTCTGGtgcaccgccccccccccccccaaaataaacacaaatgtttgtttgttttcatgatcAACTTTTTTCAT
Encoded here:
- the or90a1 gene encoding odorant receptor 134-1 yields the protein MSRAALANVSGGVEYRDSLGKAVVKNVAVLAIGLSINYINVSLMYTFCKHQIFYCNPRYILFFHLVLNDMIQMSVSVILFVVSYALYRISVSVCGAFILMAVITSENTPLNLACMAAECYVAVCLPLGHARICTVRRTLVLIALIWTVSLISTFPDLFVTLATEPLEFFSTEVFCVRETAFPNPMLAQKRDITYIVYLVLVWSVIFFLYFKILFTAQLASNDSKKALRTIVLHGVQVLMCMTMYAEAPVKIALLRWFPENYSDSLFGCYIIVQILPRAISPVIYGVRDKCFRKYLKHYLICRKSPQ